A single Mytilus trossulus isolate FHL-02 chromosome 12, PNRI_Mtr1.1.1.hap1, whole genome shotgun sequence DNA region contains:
- the LOC134692927 gene encoding transmembrane protein 222-like: MAETKTFENQEKTAINMPGNLPLYGSQKIDTEKQRFPHCIVWTPLPCITWLFPIIGHMGICTSAGVIRDFAGPYFVSEDDMAFGNPVKYWQLDLDKVNKGKEAWDRGVMDSCEEYKHRMHNLFCDNCHSHVAMALNTMKYNGKTSFNMVNLCFYMLLYGKYTNTCGFLKTWLPFLIFVGIILAVVLTTSL, translated from the exons ATGGCTGAAACCAAAACATtcgaaaatcaagaaaaaactGCGATCAACATGCCTGGCAATTTGCCACTTTATGGCAGTCAAAAAATTGACACCGAAAAACAGCGGTTTCCGCACTGCATTGTCTGGACACCCTTACCATGTATTAC ATGGCTGTTTCCAATTATCGGACATATGGGTATATGTACAAGTGCAGGTGTTATAAGAGACTTTGCTGGTCCTTATTTTGTCTCG gaAGATGACATGGCTTTTGGAAACCCTGTAAA atattGGCAGCTAGACTTGGATAAAGTAAACAAAGGTAAAGAAGCTTGGGATCGTGGTGTGATGGACTCTTGTGAAGAGTATAAACACAGGATG cataatttattttgtgacaATTGCCATTCCCACGTTGCCATGGCACTGAACACAATGAAATACAATGGTAAAACATCGTTCAATATGGTCaacctttgtttttatatgttacTGTATGGAAAATACACAAA tactTGTGGATTTTTGAAGACCTGGTTACCATTCTTGATCTTTGTTGGCATAATATTGGCAGTTGTCTTGACAACATCATTGTAA
- the LOC134693636 gene encoding uncharacterized protein LOC134693636, producing MMSKHISIIRFLVVICYCRRTVFGLKACKYDSWTLHDGQCYKPMYNHQDGTTFEKAIAMCKKEPPGANIAMPKTKNQRSYMVNSYAYLASFWIGLQDSNADQNWTWLDDSKLEDVTNWTPNNNNDSGLFQFSFLYAGCGGITFEEKITWRAIPCSMETGVLCQVDALDIKWPDENSACKCEDKEVLTNITSTTIEVIVEELKVDKSTLSSYLRAKTSAPDSRGSSRFLGTIGIVLITLIFGFIVALDFTPPRRFRVKFLRKVHKKLVYRLRSRRCQLRETVHVHFTSEN from the exons ATGATGTCTAAACATATTTCAATAATCCGATTTTTGGTCGTGATTTGTTATTGCCGTCGTACTG TTTTTGGATTGAAAGCCTGCAAATATGATAGTTGGACGTTACATGATGGTCAATGTTATAAGCCTATGTATAACCACCAAGACGGAACTACTTTCGAGAAGGCAATTGCAATGTGTAAAAAGGAACCACCAGGTGCGAACATAGCTATGCCCAAGACGAAGAACCAGCGTAGTTATATGGTAAATTCCTACGCATA TCTAGCCTCGTTTTGGATTGGATTGCAAGATTCGAATGCAGACCAAAATTGGACTTGGTTAGATGATTCAAAACTAGAGGACGTCACAAATTGGACTCCca ATAACAACAACGACAGTGGACTATTCCAGTTCAGCTTTCTATATGCTGGATGTGGTGGTATAACATTCGAGGAAAAGATTACCTGGAGAGCCATTCCGTGTTCTATGGAAACCGGCGTTCTTTGTCAGGTTGATGCACTAGATATTAAGTGGCCAG atgaaaattCTGCTTGTAAATGTGAAGATAAGGAAGTCCTGACTAATATAACCTCGACAACGATTGAGGTCATAGTTGAAGAACTTAAGGTTGATAAATCAACATTATCCTCCTATCTTAGAGCAAAAACGAGTGCTCCCGATTCCAGGGGTTCTTCTCGATTTCTTGGAACTATCGGAATTGTGCTGATTACATTAATTTTTGGCTTCATTGTAGCATTAGATTTTACACCTCCAAGACGTTTCAGGGTTAAATTCTTGAGAAAGGTACATAAGAAACTGGTATATCGGCTTAGAAGCAGAAGATGTCAACTTAGAGAAACAGTCCATGTACACTTTACATCGGAAAACTGA